A stretch of the Gemmatimonadota bacterium genome encodes the following:
- a CDS encoding amidohydrolase family protein has protein sequence MNVSGLIRRAGLGTACLTIGVRAQAQAPMPRPDIAITHANVVDVATGTITRNATVVLHNGLIASIGMGAAPAGATHIDLAGKYLVPGLIDAHTHLDNAAAARRALETGVTTARSASVGSFKDVALRDLARAGYVVGPELLAAGIFVTPDIGDAALADTGLGPLMSGVRTPEQLRALVRVNLRHGVDVIKTRGTERAGTPTTDPRQQVYTEEELRAVVEEAATKGVPVMAHAHGDEGAYAAVKAGVRSIEHGTYLSDSTLALMKARGTWFVPTFSTLYDLLEPGGDYDDPVTHARAMHMIPRAKRTILEARRLGIKIAAGADVSYTDKTVNRVSHEVARFVEIGFTPLEALQTATVNAAELLGIGARTGRIAVGLEADLLAVEENPLVNAVTLQDVLLVISNGRVGLNRLNFSRR, from the coding sequence ATGAACGTTAGCGGACTCATCCGACGCGCTGGACTTGGCACCGCGTGTCTCACCATCGGCGTTCGCGCACAGGCGCAGGCACCGATGCCTCGCCCCGACATCGCCATCACGCATGCGAATGTCGTGGATGTTGCGACGGGCACTATCACCCGCAACGCGACCGTCGTACTCCACAATGGACTGATTGCGTCGATCGGCATGGGCGCAGCTCCCGCTGGCGCTACGCACATCGACCTCGCGGGCAAGTACCTGGTGCCTGGGCTGATCGACGCCCACACGCACTTGGACAATGCCGCGGCCGCGCGACGAGCGCTGGAAACCGGTGTGACGACCGCGCGCAGCGCGAGCGTCGGCTCGTTCAAGGACGTGGCCTTACGCGATCTGGCGCGAGCGGGCTACGTCGTGGGCCCTGAGCTCCTCGCCGCCGGCATCTTTGTGACGCCAGACATCGGCGATGCCGCACTCGCGGATACCGGACTCGGCCCACTGATGAGTGGCGTACGCACTCCGGAGCAGTTGCGCGCCCTGGTGCGCGTGAATCTCCGTCACGGTGTGGATGTGATCAAAACCCGTGGCACGGAACGCGCCGGAACGCCGACCACCGACCCGCGCCAGCAGGTGTACACCGAGGAAGAATTGCGTGCGGTGGTGGAAGAAGCCGCCACGAAGGGGGTGCCCGTCATGGCGCACGCGCACGGCGACGAGGGCGCGTATGCAGCGGTCAAGGCCGGCGTGCGCAGCATTGAACATGGCACCTATCTCTCTGACTCGACCCTCGCGTTGATGAAAGCGCGCGGCACCTGGTTCGTCCCCACTTTTAGCACGCTGTATGACTTGCTGGAGCCGGGCGGCGACTACGATGACCCCGTTACGCACGCGCGTGCCATGCACATGATTCCTCGCGCCAAACGCACGATCCTCGAGGCGCGCCGCTTGGGCATCAAGATCGCGGCCGGTGCAGACGTGAGCTACACCGACAAGACCGTCAATCGCGTGTCGCACGAGGTGGCACGGTTTGTGGAGATCGGCTTTACGCCCCTTGAAGCGCTGCAAACGGCGACGGTGAACGCCGCCGAGCTGCTTGGCATTGGCGCGCGCACCGGGCGCATTGCCGTGGGACTCGAAGCCGACCTCCTCGCGGTGGAGGAAAACCCGCTCGTCAACGCGGTCACCCTTCAGGACGTCTTGTTAGTGATCAGCAACGGTCGCGTCGGCCTGAACCGACTCAACTTCTCGAGACGATAA
- a CDS encoding NAD(+)/NADH kinase, which yields MKRIGVIAHPGYEGITEILEVLVREAPRLGLEIHAESHLLPLAPSFTALSSPANLDGLLSLGGDGTLLRAARYLDGARVPILGVNLGRLGFLTSSRVKEFPRLLPKFAKGQFEADERMVLEATALDANGVPGVKLRALNDIVLHKGGFARVLRLHLSVDGEAIGSLAADGIVVSTPTGSTAYSLSAGGPIVAPTVDSILVTPVAPHTMAVRPLLLPPSAEILVRADDAPEDVLVTADGQVGTSLGAGHALSLRRSSQSVILVRFSGTTFFGLVRRKLGWGGLAERDD from the coding sequence ATGAAGCGCATCGGCGTCATTGCCCATCCTGGCTACGAAGGAATCACCGAGATTCTAGAGGTCCTCGTGCGCGAGGCGCCGCGGCTCGGGCTCGAGATTCATGCGGAGTCGCATTTGCTTCCGCTGGCACCGTCGTTTACGGCGCTGTCGAGCCCGGCGAATCTCGACGGCCTGCTGTCGCTCGGCGGCGATGGCACGTTGCTCCGCGCCGCACGTTACCTCGACGGCGCGCGTGTGCCGATCCTTGGCGTCAATCTAGGACGCCTCGGTTTTCTCACGAGTAGCCGCGTCAAAGAGTTTCCGCGACTGCTGCCGAAATTTGCCAAGGGGCAGTTCGAGGCCGATGAGCGCATGGTGCTCGAGGCCACGGCGCTCGATGCGAATGGCGTTCCTGGTGTGAAGCTGCGTGCGCTCAACGACATTGTGTTGCATAAAGGCGGCTTTGCGCGCGTGTTACGGCTGCACCTGTCGGTGGACGGTGAGGCGATCGGTTCGCTGGCCGCCGACGGCATTGTTGTCTCCACGCCAACGGGTTCCACGGCGTACTCGTTGTCGGCCGGCGGCCCGATCGTGGCGCCAACGGTTGACTCCATTCTCGTGACACCGGTGGCGCCGCACACGATGGCCGTGCGTCCGTTGCTGTTGCCGCCGAGCGCTGAGATTCTGGTGCGTGCGGATGATGCGCCCGAGGATGTTTTGGTGACGGCCGACGGACAAGTTGGGACCAGCTTAGGGGCCGGACACGCGCTCTCCCTGCGACGGTCGTCGCAGTCGGTGATTCTTGTGCGTTTCTCGGGCACGACGTTCTTTGGACTCGTGCGCCGCAAACTCGGCTGGGGCGGATTGGCCGAACGGGACGACTGA
- the recN gene encoding DNA repair protein RecN, with protein sequence MLTELRIRNFAIIESVTLPLAPGFNALTGETGAGKSIIVGALGLLIGERAASDLVRTGAERATVEGVFDVSGTPAVAVALDAHGIEHEGEVLVLKREVAAGAGRARAWVNGTPVTASVLGELGQMLVTVHGQHEAHALLDEDSQRAILDAFGDATAEAAEVASAYAELQGARASMRDLERRRDDAAKRADWLRHVAREIGDARLEEGEDARLEDEARRLTHAEELRALSGEIMDVLETGDEAVLARVGHLQRTLGALQKIDPSTARLQELYDAAYYALEELNRESQGYLATVEHDPARLADVERRRDLVFRLVKKHGGTVALAVQAAREAQAELDLLDTAALDQRALEQRVTAAAAALVESAARLSKKRTVAAKRLATAVDAQLPPLGMPDGHFSVALTPRTEALAVGAESVEFRVALNLGHEARALARVASGGELARVMLALKTILARIDHVPTLIFDEVDAGIGGKTGLMVGDAMRRVAGHHQVFAITHLPQIAARAHHHIVVSKGARGGVTTADITIADGDARVREVARMLGGDAESSVSREHARELLAVASGAQGIAPEAIAEPVHSSSGASSEAAAPAKAQRPKRRV encoded by the coding sequence TTGCTCACTGAACTACGAATTCGCAATTTCGCCATCATCGAGTCGGTCACGCTGCCGCTGGCGCCGGGGTTCAATGCGCTCACGGGCGAGACGGGCGCGGGAAAGTCGATTATTGTCGGTGCGCTTGGGCTGCTAATCGGCGAACGCGCCGCGAGCGATCTCGTGCGCACGGGCGCTGAGCGCGCGACCGTCGAAGGGGTGTTCGATGTGTCGGGGACGCCGGCGGTGGCGGTGGCGCTGGATGCGCACGGCATCGAGCACGAAGGCGAAGTGCTGGTGCTCAAACGTGAGGTGGCGGCCGGTGCCGGTCGCGCTCGGGCTTGGGTGAACGGCACGCCCGTGACGGCGTCGGTGCTCGGTGAACTCGGGCAAATGTTAGTCACGGTGCACGGTCAGCACGAGGCGCACGCGTTGCTCGACGAAGATTCGCAACGCGCCATTCTCGATGCGTTCGGCGATGCCACCGCCGAGGCCGCGGAAGTAGCCAGTGCATACGCGGAGTTACAGGGCGCGCGCGCCTCGATGCGTGACCTCGAGCGCCGTCGCGACGATGCCGCCAAGCGCGCGGACTGGCTCCGCCATGTGGCACGTGAGATAGGCGATGCCCGCCTCGAAGAAGGGGAGGACGCGCGCCTTGAGGACGAAGCCCGTCGCCTGACACACGCAGAGGAATTGCGCGCGCTCTCCGGTGAAATCATGGACGTCCTCGAGACCGGCGACGAAGCCGTGCTCGCGCGCGTCGGCCACTTGCAGCGCACGCTCGGCGCCTTGCAGAAGATCGATCCGTCCACGGCACGGCTGCAGGAACTGTACGATGCCGCGTACTACGCGCTCGAGGAACTGAATCGCGAGTCGCAGGGGTATCTCGCAACGGTGGAGCACGACCCTGCACGGCTCGCGGATGTCGAGCGCCGGCGCGATCTCGTGTTCCGGCTTGTAAAGAAGCACGGTGGCACGGTGGCGCTGGCCGTGCAGGCGGCGCGCGAGGCGCAGGCCGAACTCGACCTGCTCGACACGGCCGCGCTCGACCAGCGCGCGTTGGAACAACGGGTGACCGCTGCGGCAGCCGCGCTCGTCGAGTCTGCCGCGCGCCTCTCAAAGAAACGCACCGTAGCCGCCAAACGTCTCGCGACCGCCGTGGATGCGCAGCTCCCACCACTCGGCATGCCCGACGGTCATTTTTCCGTGGCGCTGACGCCACGGACAGAAGCGTTGGCCGTTGGCGCTGAATCGGTGGAGTTTCGTGTGGCGCTCAATCTCGGACACGAGGCGCGCGCGTTGGCGCGTGTGGCGTCCGGTGGTGAGTTGGCGCGCGTGATGCTCGCGCTGAAAACCATTCTTGCGCGCATTGATCACGTACCCACGCTCATCTTTGACGAAGTGGATGCGGGGATCGGCGGCAAGACCGGTTTGATGGTCGGCGACGCGATGCGACGCGTAGCGGGTCACCATCAGGTGTTTGCCATTACGCATCTACCGCAGATCGCGGCGCGCGCGCACCATCACATTGTGGTGAGCAAGGGCGCGCGAGGCGGCGTGACCACGGCCGACATCACGATTGCCGACGGGGATGCGCGCGTGCGCGAAGTCGCGCGAATGTTGGGCGGCGACGCGGAGAGCTCGGTGAGTCGCGAACACGCGCGGGAGTTGCTCGCGGTCGCGTCGGGAGCGCAGGGTATCGCGCCCGAGGCGATCGCCGAGCCGGTCCATTCGAGCAGCGGTGCCTCGTCAGAGGCGGCCGCGCCCGCAAAAGCTCAGCGGCCGAAGAGGCGCGTGTAA
- a CDS encoding polyprenyl synthetase family protein has translation MIAVAARTPDFVADRQAIGIALARLAEAGVPGLDSAVVESVRYALAGEGKRLRGVLLTAAYRAAGGTGDVSALAAAVEVVHAYSLVHDDLPCMDDDAMRRGRPTVHVVFGVAAASAAGLVMVPLAAQAAVEAARAMGLSDIATGAIVRTLMQASGAGGMVGGQLLDLDGEGQSLSLTDLERVHRLKTGALISASARIGALAAGADADVLRALGRYGDAIGLAFQIADDVLDVTATTDELGKTAGKDVAFQKSTYPSLMGVDAARARAEALCTEACDALTAQGIASPSLVQLAQLIVHRRS, from the coding sequence GTGATCGCGGTCGCGGCGCGCACTCCGGATTTTGTCGCGGATCGCCAGGCGATCGGCATCGCGCTCGCGCGCCTCGCTGAGGCAGGCGTGCCGGGGCTCGACTCCGCCGTGGTGGAGAGCGTGCGGTATGCGCTCGCGGGCGAGGGGAAGCGACTGCGCGGCGTGTTGCTGACGGCGGCGTATCGCGCCGCAGGCGGTACAGGTGATGTGAGCGCGCTGGCCGCGGCCGTGGAAGTGGTGCATGCCTATTCGCTCGTGCACGACGATCTGCCGTGTATGGACGACGATGCGATGCGGCGCGGTCGGCCGACGGTTCACGTGGTGTTTGGCGTAGCGGCCGCGTCTGCCGCTGGGCTCGTGATGGTGCCACTCGCCGCGCAGGCGGCCGTGGAGGCCGCGCGCGCGATGGGACTCTCGGATATTGCAACGGGCGCGATCGTGAGGACGCTGATGCAGGCGTCTGGGGCCGGTGGCATGGTTGGGGGACAGCTCCTCGATCTAGACGGCGAGGGACAATCGTTGTCGCTGACCGACCTCGAACGGGTGCATCGTCTCAAGACCGGCGCACTGATCAGTGCGAGTGCGCGTATTGGCGCACTCGCGGCTGGAGCAGACGCGGACGTGCTCCGTGCGTTGGGTCGCTACGGCGATGCCATTGGCCTCGCCTTCCAGATTGCCGATGATGTCCTCGACGTCACGGCGACCACGGACGAACTGGGCAAGACCGCTGGGAAAGATGTTGCATTTCAGAAAAGTACCTACCCCTCGTTGATGGGGGTGGATGCTGCCCGTGCGCGGGCTGAGGCGTTGTGCACCGAAGCCTGTGACGCGCTGACCGCGCAGGGCATTGCCTCCCCGTCGCTGGTGCAGTTAGCGCAGCTGATCGTGCACCGCCGTTCTTGA
- a CDS encoding LEA type 2 family protein encodes MRLSSYRRTLSTALLLALTTASGCGMAAVAFHNPTVELKGVQMRGIGLMDVLLDVYNPNYSDFEVRNVTYTVFADSIQVVKGEVTERVKLPGKKTTTVRLPLTFGVRELNKASGALSQRGSVEYTVEGEFSMATSLGWFRRTYRTSGRYDSL; translated from the coding sequence ATGCGCCTGTCATCGTACCGCCGCACGCTGTCCACGGCGCTGCTTCTTGCGCTGACCACCGCCTCCGGCTGCGGGATGGCCGCCGTGGCCTTCCACAACCCCACCGTGGAGCTCAAGGGGGTGCAGATGCGGGGTATCGGGTTAATGGACGTTTTGCTCGACGTCTACAACCCCAACTACTCCGACTTCGAAGTCCGCAACGTCACCTACACGGTGTTCGCCGACTCGATCCAGGTGGTCAAGGGCGAAGTGACCGAGCGGGTAAAGCTGCCGGGGAAGAAGACGACCACGGTGAGGCTGCCGCTGACCTTTGGCGTCCGCGAGCTGAACAAGGCTTCGGGCGCGCTGTCCCAGCGGGGGAGCGTGGAATACACGGTGGAGGGGGAGTTCAGCATGGCCACGTCGCTCGGCTGGTTCCGGCGGACGTACAGGACTTCGGGGCGCTACGACTCGCTCTGA
- the dxs gene encoding 1-deoxy-D-xylulose-5-phosphate synthase, whose product MPNKSIPTFPTPAELRHLSTEQMVALAAEMRAFLIESCSMTGGHIGAGLGVVELTIALHASFDTPRDQLVWDVGHQGYPHKVLTGRADRMHTLRQEGGLSGFLKRSESEYDAFGAGHAATSISAGYGIAVGRDLRGEQFKVVSIIGDGSMGSGLAYEGLNNAGATDCDFIVVLNDNEMSIAPNVGAMHKYLTSVQRNPIYNRIRSALGEIADHAPGVLHDAGKILRRWEESVKTFLTPGVLFEELGFRYFGPIDGHDLGQLVDTFKAVRELKGPRLVHVITQKGRGFPAGEHVEKWHALPPGHDPTTGKQRKTSTANANYTAVFGKGLAELMSENDRVAVITAAMPSGTGTNQIVKAHPTRLFDVGIAEGHAVTMAAGMATRGVRPVVAIYSTFLQRAFDNIVHDVAIQGLPVVFCLDRAGLVGEDGETHAGLYDIAYMLSVPNMTVTAPKDGRELLGLLRTGVAHEAGPFSVRYPRDASPDIVPAIAEIPAVAPGTWEVLRSGQGVAILAVGTMVLQALAAADTLAAEGIAVTVVNCRYLKPYDQLTLAALVADHRQLLVVEEGTVVNGFGAYMASVVQAMEPSVRVIAHGVPDRIIYAASRDRQLALCGLDADGIADKVRALHSSEAVAS is encoded by the coding sequence GTGCCCAATAAGAGCATTCCGACGTTCCCCACGCCTGCTGAACTCCGCCACCTCTCGACCGAGCAGATGGTCGCGCTGGCCGCGGAGATGCGTGCGTTCCTGATCGAAAGCTGCTCGATGACGGGCGGCCATATCGGCGCGGGGTTGGGTGTGGTGGAACTCACCATCGCACTGCACGCGTCGTTTGACACGCCGCGCGATCAGTTGGTGTGGGACGTGGGACACCAAGGCTATCCGCACAAAGTGCTCACAGGGCGCGCCGACCGGATGCACACGCTGCGGCAAGAAGGCGGATTGTCTGGATTCCTCAAGCGTTCCGAAAGCGAATACGATGCGTTTGGCGCAGGGCATGCGGCGACGTCGATTAGCGCGGGCTACGGGATTGCCGTGGGACGCGATTTGCGTGGCGAGCAGTTCAAGGTCGTGTCGATCATTGGCGACGGCTCCATGGGGAGCGGTCTCGCGTACGAAGGGCTCAACAATGCCGGCGCGACGGATTGCGATTTCATTGTGGTGCTCAACGACAACGAAATGTCGATTGCGCCGAATGTGGGCGCCATGCATAAGTACCTCACCTCGGTGCAGCGCAACCCCATCTACAACCGCATTCGCTCCGCGCTCGGCGAGATCGCCGATCATGCGCCGGGCGTACTGCACGACGCCGGCAAGATTCTCCGCCGCTGGGAAGAGAGCGTCAAAACGTTCCTGACACCCGGCGTGCTCTTCGAAGAACTTGGCTTCCGCTACTTTGGTCCGATTGACGGTCACGACCTCGGTCAGTTGGTGGACACCTTCAAGGCCGTGCGCGAGTTGAAGGGTCCGCGGCTCGTGCATGTCATTACGCAAAAGGGCAGAGGATTTCCGGCCGGTGAGCATGTAGAGAAGTGGCACGCGTTGCCACCGGGCCACGATCCTACCACGGGTAAGCAGCGCAAGACCTCGACGGCGAACGCCAACTACACGGCGGTGTTCGGCAAAGGACTCGCCGAGTTGATGAGCGAGAATGACCGCGTCGCGGTGATTACGGCGGCGATGCCGAGTGGAACCGGCACGAATCAGATTGTGAAAGCGCATCCCACCCGACTGTTCGATGTTGGGATCGCCGAGGGACACGCGGTGACGATGGCGGCAGGGATGGCCACGCGTGGCGTGCGTCCCGTGGTCGCGATCTACTCCACGTTCTTGCAACGCGCTTTTGACAACATTGTGCACGACGTGGCCATCCAAGGGCTCCCCGTGGTGTTTTGTCTCGACCGTGCGGGGTTGGTAGGCGAGGACGGCGAAACGCATGCCGGGCTCTATGACATTGCGTATATGCTCTCCGTGCCCAACATGACGGTGACCGCGCCGAAGGACGGCCGGGAGTTGCTCGGTCTGCTGCGCACGGGTGTGGCGCATGAGGCGGGGCCGTTCTCCGTGCGCTATCCGCGCGACGCCTCGCCGGACATCGTGCCGGCGATTGCTGAGATTCCGGCGGTTGCGCCGGGTACGTGGGAGGTGCTGCGCAGTGGGCAGGGGGTGGCCATCCTCGCCGTCGGGACGATGGTGTTGCAGGCGCTCGCGGCCGCCGATACGCTGGCAGCCGAAGGCATTGCCGTGACCGTGGTGAACTGCCGCTATCTCAAACCGTACGATCAGCTCACGTTGGCGGCGCTCGTCGCCGATCACCGCCAGTTGCTCGTGGTGGAGGAGGGGACGGTCGTGAACGGATTTGGAGCCTATATGGCGAGCGTGGTGCAGGCGATGGAACCCTCGGTGCGTGTGATTGCGCACGGCGTCCCTGACCGCATTATCTACGCGGCCTCGCGCGACCGTCAGCTCGCGCTGTGTGGCCTCGATGCCGATGGCATTGCTGACAAAGTGCGCGCGCTGCACAGTAGCGAGGCCGTCGCCTCATGA
- a CDS encoding peptidase dimerization domain-containing protein: MLPFDFRPIAIAALFVPFAAFTTTLRAQDTPAERAAGADVVKQMAALQRTLDVPALVAKLTGANPARDAIAARAKTLMDTELLAMADDIARHPEVGFKEERSVRVLTDYLKAHDFDVTIGVAGLQTAFVARYRRGTPGPNLGIILEYDALRGTKGDFHGDQHSAQGPTGIAAGIAVAEFLARSKTPGTVTFYGTPAEEMMPPPSKTVMHEAHVFDGAAVIVRSHSSMGTQRAAHGFGSCCLNIDGVKYTFSGAPAHQMTPWEGRDALTAAIHLFNNVDAIRRNLRPEARIQGIITEGGKAPNVVPDRAVADFYVRYPDQVYLAQVREMVDNAARAAALATGTVVKIEPYGSMRDGISSAALNEVAFGYLKKYGGTKVQEEPGKPQGYEETGSVSSAIPGVGFSAHTSNGGFHTYEMEADGLGAVGHQGFVVDAQAMASLLYDFATRADYRAAVKREFDTTRALFGEYIAALDKAYPKPVVKAP, from the coding sequence ATGCTCCCCTTTGACTTTCGGCCTATCGCCATCGCCGCGCTGTTCGTGCCGTTCGCTGCATTCACCACAACGTTGCGCGCGCAGGACACGCCCGCCGAGCGCGCCGCAGGCGCCGACGTGGTGAAGCAGATGGCCGCGCTCCAGCGCACGCTCGATGTCCCAGCGCTCGTGGCGAAACTGACGGGCGCCAACCCCGCCCGCGACGCCATAGCCGCTCGCGCCAAAACATTGATGGACACCGAACTCCTCGCGATGGCCGACGACATCGCCCGCCATCCAGAGGTCGGCTTCAAAGAAGAGCGTTCGGTGCGCGTGCTCACCGACTATCTCAAAGCGCATGACTTTGACGTGACCATCGGTGTCGCCGGACTGCAGACCGCCTTCGTGGCGCGCTACCGCCGCGGCACGCCGGGTCCGAACCTTGGCATCATTCTCGAATACGACGCGCTCCGTGGCACCAAAGGCGATTTCCACGGCGACCAGCACAGCGCCCAAGGACCAACGGGCATCGCTGCGGGGATTGCCGTGGCCGAGTTCCTCGCGCGGAGCAAGACGCCTGGCACCGTCACGTTTTACGGAACGCCCGCTGAGGAGATGATGCCACCGCCGTCCAAGACGGTGATGCACGAGGCGCACGTGTTTGATGGCGCCGCTGTGATTGTCCGCTCGCACTCCAGCATGGGAACGCAACGCGCCGCGCATGGCTTTGGCTCGTGCTGCCTCAACATTGACGGGGTGAAATACACCTTCTCCGGCGCACCCGCGCACCAGATGACCCCGTGGGAAGGACGCGACGCGCTCACGGCCGCGATTCACCTGTTCAACAATGTGGACGCGATTCGCCGCAACCTGCGTCCCGAAGCGCGCATTCAGGGCATCATCACCGAGGGGGGCAAGGCGCCAAACGTCGTCCCTGACCGCGCGGTGGCCGACTTCTACGTGCGCTATCCGGACCAAGTCTATTTGGCGCAGGTGCGTGAGATGGTGGACAACGCCGCCCGCGCCGCCGCGCTCGCCACCGGCACTGTGGTGAAGATTGAGCCCTACGGCAGCATGCGCGATGGCATTTCGTCGGCCGCGCTCAATGAGGTGGCGTTCGGCTACCTCAAGAAATACGGCGGCACCAAGGTTCAAGAGGAACCCGGCAAACCGCAGGGTTACGAAGAGACCGGTAGCGTGTCGAGCGCCATCCCGGGCGTCGGATTCTCGGCGCACACTTCAAACGGCGGTTTCCACACGTACGAAATGGAAGCCGACGGACTCGGCGCGGTTGGACATCAGGGTTTTGTGGTGGACGCGCAGGCGATGGCGTCGCTACTCTATGACTTTGCGACGCGCGCGGACTACCGCGCGGCCGTCAAACGGGAGTTCGATACCACGCGCGCGCTGTTCGGCGAGTACATCGCGGCGCTCGACAAAGCGTATCCGAAGCCGGTGGTCAAGGCTCCGTAA
- a CDS encoding BLUF domain-containing protein, translated as MSDRELMNRVRRCKGRCDRAEVTGVLLCGRENIIHVVEGKPATIDALLANAMQEDATTGVSVVIDWQITKRTHHNWTFGTNRNMPPHPGLEGVFNERFLRSISHPTESVPRALSEIFLDNFRESLRMAPPPV; from the coding sequence TTGTCCGACCGTGAGTTGATGAATCGAGTGAGGCGGTGCAAGGGCCGGTGCGACCGAGCCGAGGTCACCGGCGTCCTCCTCTGCGGACGCGAAAACATCATTCATGTGGTCGAAGGGAAGCCGGCGACGATCGACGCGCTACTGGCCAATGCCATGCAGGAGGATGCGACCACAGGCGTCTCGGTGGTGATTGACTGGCAGATCACAAAGCGCACGCATCACAACTGGACGTTCGGCACGAACCGGAATATGCCGCCGCACCCTGGGTTAGAGGGCGTGTTCAACGAGAGGTTTCTCCGGTCGATCTCCCATCCAACGGAGAGTGTTCCGCGAGCGTTATCTGAGATCTTCCTTGACAACTTTCGAGAGTCTTTGAGGATGGCGCCACCGCCGGTCTGA
- the xseB gene encoding exodeoxyribonuclease VII small subunit, producing the protein MSFETSLNRLEQIATSLDRDDLSLEQSLALFEEGIAQLKEANAALTQAEGRVGQLVEQVDGVLEVRE; encoded by the coding sequence ATGAGCTTTGAAACATCGCTGAATCGCCTAGAACAGATTGCCACGAGCCTCGATCGCGATGACCTCTCGCTCGAGCAGTCGCTGGCGTTGTTTGAAGAAGGCATCGCGCAGCTCAAAGAAGCCAATGCCGCGCTGACGCAGGCGGAAGGACGCGTGGGGCAGCTCGTGGAGCAGGTGGACGGCGTGCTGGAGGTGCGTGAGTGA
- a CDS encoding LuxR C-terminal-related transcriptional regulator: MTRFSLPPANDVPPDALDDGGAPLPISLAAMLAVIGLGGITDLVLDKPATWLSLHVLFEVVMVVASASGAAVLWLRWRRAEQSAGTLRTTMESHRAERDAWRLSAQSALDGLGRAINERFSAWELTPTEREVALLLLKGESHKRIASFTNRSERTVRQHAVAVYNKSGLHGRAELAAFFLQDLLLPADERAQ, encoded by the coding sequence ATGACCCGATTTTCGCTCCCTCCGGCAAATGACGTACCCCCAGACGCCCTCGACGACGGGGGCGCCCCCCTGCCGATCTCGCTGGCGGCCATGCTGGCGGTCATCGGCCTCGGTGGGATTACCGATCTCGTCCTCGACAAACCGGCCACCTGGTTGTCCCTCCACGTGCTATTCGAGGTCGTCATGGTCGTGGCGTCGGCCAGCGGCGCGGCGGTGCTCTGGCTGCGTTGGCGACGCGCCGAGCAGTCGGCCGGCACGTTACGCACCACGATGGAGTCGCACCGCGCCGAACGCGATGCGTGGCGCCTCAGCGCACAGTCCGCGCTCGACGGCCTCGGCCGCGCTATCAACGAACGGTTCAGCGCATGGGAGCTCACCCCCACCGAACGCGAAGTCGCGCTCCTCCTGCTCAAGGGAGAGAGTCACAAACGCATTGCCTCATTCACCAACCGCAGTGAGCGCACGGTGCGGCAACACGCGGTAGCGGTGTACAACAAGTCTGGACTCCACGGACGCGCGGAACTCGCCGCGTTCTTCTTGCAGGATTTGCTCCTGCCGGCTGACGAGCGCGCACAATAG